In the genome of Phormidium ambiguum IAM M-71, the window AGTTGGTGGCAAAGAGATATCTTTGATTAACACATCTCCTGATTCGCAGTGTTTACCAGCAACAGTCACCGTTTCCGTCCAAGACGCAGACATCTTATTTGCGACTACGGCTCGGTAAACTGATTGATAAGTAATCGGACGGGGATTATCTGACATTCCACCATCTACAGAAAGATAAGTCCGAATTTCGGGTACTTCTTTGCGACTACCAAGAGTGTAAGCTGTCACACAAGCCGAACCAATTAGAGAACGTCCAGGTTCACACATTAGTTTTGGCAAAGGTACTTGTTGCTCTTGACAAGCAGCCGTTACTGCTTCACAAACAACCTTCGACCATTCTGCAATACTTGGGGGATCGTCGGCTTCCGTGTAGCGAATGCCTAAACCACCACCAATATTTAAATGAGTTACTGGTAAACCATAATCAGCTGCTTTTTTCAGCCACTGCACCATTACTCCAGGTAAATCTTGATGGGGTTGGAGTTCAAATATTTGCGAACCAATGTGAGCGTGCAGTCCTATACATTGAAGGTTGGGATTGTTGCTCACAAATTTAAATACTTGGTCTATTTGATTTGGATCGAAGCCAAATTTACTATCTAAATGACCAGTGCGGATATATTCGTGAGTATGACATTCGATTCCCGGAGTTAGCCGCAGCATAATTGATACTGGCAATTTAGCTAAATCTGCCAAAGTTTCCAGTTCTAGCCAATTATCGACAATTATTGTGCAATTGGATGCGATCGCCAATTGTAATTCCTGAACCGACTTGTTATTGCCGTGAAAATACAATTTTTCGGGAGCCACACCAGCTTGAATCGCCGTGTAAAGTTCCCCTCCCGATACTACTTCTACAGCTAAACCTTCACTATGGACGATCGCACAAATCGCCATACAATTCCAAGCCTTAGAAGCATAAACTACCTGAGATTCCCCAGCATAGAAAGTTTTAAAACTATCGCGGTATTGGCGACAAGCAGTTCTGAGAGTTTCTTCATCCAAAATATATAACGGCGAACCAAATTGAGCCACCAACGCCGTCACATCACAGCCACCAATTTCTAAACAATCGTTACTATTAACCTTAGCTGTTAAAGGTAAAAGTTCCTGATTTGGCGAAGTAGTAGTACTCCTAGACTCAGAAAAATACTGATAACCAGAATTGCGAACCCCAGCAGGGTGAGTTGATACCATAGTGTGGGAGTAATCCTCAAAAAACCAATTCAAAGTCACAAGCTCAAAAGCTGTACTTTAACCAGTTTACAATCGCGCCTTGACACATCTATTAACTATTCAATCTTTAACCCCAGACTTTCTACCAGCAGTAGTCGAACTAGACCAAAAATGTTTTGCTGGTGGACTCTGGACTATAGACGGCTACAAACGCGAGCTAGACAGTCCCAATAGTGACATTTTGTTAATTTTAGAAGCGCCAGGGAGCAGAGGGGCAGGGGTGCAGGGGTGCAGGGGTGCAGAAAGTAAAGATTCCCCTTGTCCCCAGTCCCCAGTTCCCTTGTCCCCTTATCCCCAGTCCCCAATCCCCAGTCCCCAGTCCCCAGTCCCCAATCCCCCACTCTTGGCAATGGGCTGTCAGTGGGCTATTTTAGATGAGGCACACATTACAATTGTGGCTGTCTGTCCCAACTACCAACATCAAGGATTAGGTCAGGCGATGCTGCTAGCTTTGTTGTCTAGAGCCAGACAACGAGGATTAGAAAGAGCCACCTTAGAAGTAAAAGCGTCCAATCAGCCAGCCATTTCTCTTTACCAAAAGTTTGGCTTTAAAGTAGCTGGAAGGCGACGTGGATACTATCAAGATACAGGTGAAGATGCTTTGATTCTTTGGCTAAATGGTTTGCAAAAGGCAGAATTTACGCAGACATTAGCCGAATGGGAACAGCGAATTTGCTTGCGTCTTGCTGCTTGTGGTTGGGTATTGCAGATGAAAGAAATTGCTAATGACAAGGAAAAATAAAGAGTAAGTAAAGGGAAAATTTTCGATGTTTTAGCTCTATAAATGGCGATCGCAAATCTAAAATCGCCAATTTTTTATCGATAAAGAAGTAGAAATTAAGGGTTGTTTCATCCGAAATAATGACAGCCCTTCAGAATCCCTATGCTAGAATCAAACCTACCGGGACTCAGCAGGTGATGGAAGGCTGCCATGTTTGAACGCTTTACAGAAAAGGCTATTAAAGTGATCATGCTGGCCCAGGAAGAAGCACGTCGCCTGGGACACAACTTTGTAGGTACAGAACAGATCTTATTAGGTCTGATTGGTGAGGGCACAGGTGTCGCCGCCAAGGTACTAAAATCGATGGGCGTTAATTTAAAAGACGCTCGAATTGAGGTAGAAAAAATTATCGGTAGGGGTTCTGGATTTGTTGCTGTAGAAATACCGTTTACCCCTCGAGCGAAGCGCGTTTTGGAGTTATCCCTGGAAGAAGCTCGTCAACTAGGGCATAACTACATTGGCACTGAGCATCTCCTTTTAGGTCTGATCCGGGAAGGGGAAGGGGTCGCAGCCAGGGTTCTGGAAAATCTGGGTGTTGATTTGTCGAAGGTTCGCACCCAAGTAATTCGGATGTTGGGCGAAAATACGGAAGTTACTCCAGGCGCAACTCAAGGACGGACAAAAACTCCGACTTTGGATGAGTTTGGCTCGAACCTCACTCAAATGGCTGGAGAAGGGAAACTCGATCCAGTTGTAGGTCGCCAAAGGGAAATTGAACGGGTAATTCAAATCTTGGGTCGGCGGACTAAGAACAATCCAGTTTTAATCGGGGAACCTGGTGTTGGTAAAACTGCGATCGCAGAAGGTTTAGCCCAACGCATCGCTAATTCTGATGTGCCAGATATCCTCGAAGATAAGCGGGTGGTCACTCTCGATATCGGCTTGCTGGTTGCAGGTACAAAGTATCGGGGTGAATTTGAAGAACGTTTGAAAAAAATTATGGACGAAATCCGCTCGGCGGGGAATGTCATCTTAGTCATAGACGAGGTGCATACTCTGATCGGTGCGGGTGCGGCTGAAGGCGCGATCGATGCTGCTAATATTCTCAAACCAGCTTTAGCACGGGGCGAACTCCAGTGCATTGGAGCAACAACTTTAGATGAATATCGCAAGCACATTGAAAGAGATGCGGCTTTAGAAAGACGCTTCCAACCAGTAATGGTGGGCGAACCAACTGTAGACGAAACTATTGAGATTCTCTACGGTTTGCGCGAACGCTACGAGCAACACCATAAGCTGAAGATTTCCGACGAGGCGATCGTTGCGGCTGCGAAGTTATCCGATCGCTACATCTCAGATCGGTTCTTGCCAGATAAAGCGATCGATTTGATTGATGAAGCTGGTTCGAGAGTCCGATTGATCAACTCCCAACTGCCACCAGCAGCGAAGGAATTGGATAAAGAACTGCGTCAAGTCTTGAAAGAAAAAGACGATGCAGTGAGATCCCAAGACTTCGATCGAGCGGGTGAGTTGCGCGATCGAGAAATGGAAATCAAGAGCCAAATTCGCTCCATTTCTCAAAACAAAAAGACTACGGAAACTTCCGACAACAAGGATGTTGCACCAGTAGTTACCGAAGAAGATATTGCTCAAATTGTCGCTTCTTGGACAGGTGTTCCAGTGAATAAACTCACTGAATCTGAGTCTGAGAAACTGCTACACATGGAAGACACCCTGCATCAACGTTTAATTGGTCAGGAAGAAGCTGTAACAGCAGTATCGCGGGCAATTCGACGGGCGAGAGTTGGCTTGAAAAATCCCAATCGTCCGATCGCCAGCTTCGTATTCTCAGGCCCAACTGGGGTAGGTAAAACCGAATTAGCGAAAGCTTTAGCATCCTACTTCTTCGGTTCTGAAGAAGCCATGATCCGCTTGGATATGTCGGAATACATGGAACGGCACACCGTTTCTAAGTTGATTGGTTCTCCTCCGGGTTACGTTGGATACAACGAAGGCGGACAATTAACCGAAGCAGTACGTCGTCGTCCTTACACAGTGGTACTTTTCGACGAAATCGAAAAAGCCCACCCCGATGTATTCAATATGCTGCTGCAAATCTTGGAAGATGGTCGTTTGACTGATGCTAAAGGTCGGACGGTAGACTTCAAGAACACCTTGTTGATCATGACTTCCAACATCGGTTCCAAGGTAATTGAAAAAGGCGGCGGTTCTTTAGGCTTTGAATTCTCCTCCGACCAAAACGAAGCGCAGTACAACCGCATTCGTTCCTTGGTAAATGAAGAACTCAAGCAATACTTCCGTCCAGAATTCCTCAACCGTTTGGATGAAATCATTGTCTTCCGACAACTCTCCAAAGATGAGGTTAAGGAAATTGCCGATATCATGCTCAAGGAAGTATTTGGCCGCTTGTTAGAACAAGACATTACTTTAGAAGTAACCGAAGCTTTCAAAGACCGCTTGGTACAAGAAGGATACAACCCCAGCTATGGTGCAAGACCTTTACGCCGTGCAATTATGCGCTTGTTAGAGGATAGCTTGGCTGAGGAAATTCTTTCTGGTCGCATCCAAACCGGAGATACCGTAATTGTGGATGTAGATGACCAAGGACAAGTAAAAGTACGTCCAGGGGAAAAGCGCGAGTTATTACCCCAAGCGGCTGAATAAATTATGAGTGATAAGTTTTGAGTTTTTAGTTATTAATTACACTAAAAAATTAAAACTTAAAGCTTAAAATTTCTGGGAAAACAGAACGGTAGGAAATAAGCCTACCGTTCTTTTTGTTAATGTATATGGGCGCATTTCTCCATCAAATAAACGTAAGGAAAAGGAATAACTTATGAAATATAAAGTAGGTTCTGAATTAGTTTATACTATCAATCAACCTAGCACTTTTATTTTTAATGTACAGGTTGTCAGAAATGAGTTTCAAAAGATTATTGCTGAAGAGTTGCACCTCGATCCACAATTACCTTTCGATGAATTAACTGTTGATGAAAGCGGAAATCGCTATATTCGCTTAGTAGCACCTCAAGGTAAGTTAACAGTAAATTATCAAGCAACTGTGGATTTATCTCACTTTTTTACCGATGGGAAAACTATATCAGAAGTACCGCCCGCAAAATTACCAATGGAAACTTTTAAATATCTGTATCCTAGCCGTTATTGTCAGTCAGATATGTTATTTGGTTTGGTGCAAAGTGAGTTTAATGATTTACCACCAGGATATTCGAGAGTAGCAGGTATTTGTGATTGGATTTATGACAAGGTAACGTATCTTTCTGGAAGTAGTGATTCCCAAACTTCAGCTTATGATACAGCGATGCAAAGGGCGGGTGTTTGTCGAGATTTTGCTCATTTAGGTGTGGGTTTTTGTCGGGCTTTGAATATTCCAGCGCGGTTTGTTAGCGTGTATGCTTATCAGTTAGATCCACAAGATTTTCATGCAGTTTTTGAGGCTTATTTGGGCGATCGCTGGTATTTATTCGATGCGACAAAGTTAGCACCAAAAGAGGGTTTTATTCGAGTTGGCACAGGTCGAGATGCGGCTGATGTTTCGGTTGCGACTATTTTTGGTTCGGTAAACTTGGAGGAAATGAATATTTCTGTAGACCAAATTTCTGAAGAAAAAGCTGATACTAATACAGGTGATGCAATTGCGATCGCCTAGTACTTTTTCAGTATGTACACTTTATGTGTAACAGCTAGTACATAAAAATCAATAATAGTCTGATACACTTCTTCTATTGCTAACAATGCACCCTGATAATTCTGTCATCAAACCAATTATTACTTACTTAGCAAAAATAAGTATAATTTTTAGCTTGAACTAGCTTGAACTAACTCACGAGATTCTTGCTTAACGTAACCCGCCATAGCTGCTAATTGTAACTTTAAAAAAGCATTCAAATCTTCTGATTCATACTTTTGGCATAAAAGTTGTCGTAGCAAGTTTTCCGCTTCTACAGTTAAATAACCAGTTGTTAAAGCTTGTTGCACCACATCACGAATCAAAATCATAGCACCTCCCCAAAGAAAATAAACAAAAAACGAATATGAAAACATTCATATAATCTATCGATGTAATATGACTCCTGAACTCCTGATGATGTTTCCGGCAACTAATTTGTGATAGATTCATAATTTAATGTTTCATTAATCCTGCCAGCTAATGAATAAATTAGATGGCATCATTAAAATCTATGAAGTTACACAGTTACTTTAATTTCATCTGTCTTGAGGATGAAAGAAGCGAAGAAGTTATTTTCTAAGTGACAGTACTTCTATATGTTTTAGTGAAATAATAGTTTCGTTTGCTGTATCAAAAATAACATTTATGGAGTATATGGAATATAAAGACCAAAAATTAAAAGATTCTCCTAAGTCACCATTGTGGCTGAAGATTAAGGAAAACCTGCTCATTTTAACAATAGCTTTGGGATTAGCGTTGTTAATTCGCACCTTTATTGCAGAACCACGCTTTATTCCCTCAGATTCAATGATTCCAACTTTACAATTAGGCGATCGCTTAGTTGTAGAAAAAATCTCCTATCGTTTTCATTTCCCAGAAATAGGCGATATCGTAGTTTTTGAACCACCCACTCAATTACAAATTCAAGGTTATGCTAAAGATCAAGCATTTATTAAACGAGTAATTGGGGAATCTGGACAAATTGTTAGCGTGGCGAATGGCAAAGTTTATATTAATAATCAACCTCTAACAGAAGACTACATTGCAGAACCGCCTGATTATCGTTGGGGGCCCAAACAAGTTCCAGAAAATCAAGTATTTGTGATGGGAGATAATCGCAATAACAGTAATGATTCCCATATTTGGGGCTTTTTACCCAAAGAAAATATAATTGGTCGCGCTTGGTTTAGGTTTTGGCCATTCGATCGCATTGGGTTTGTAACTAAAAAGTAAATTTGTCATTAGTCATTGGTCATTAGTTATCGATCGTATCCAAGCAATGACAAATGACCAATGACCTAAAAGCGCAAATAGTGCATCAATTGAC includes:
- the lysA gene encoding diaminopimelate decarboxylase — encoded protein: MVSTHPAGVRNSGYQYFSESRSTTTSPNQELLPLTAKVNSNDCLEIGGCDVTALVAQFGSPLYILDEETLRTACRQYRDSFKTFYAGESQVVYASKAWNCMAICAIVHSEGLAVEVVSGGELYTAIQAGVAPEKLYFHGNNKSVQELQLAIASNCTIIVDNWLELETLADLAKLPVSIMLRLTPGIECHTHEYIRTGHLDSKFGFDPNQIDQVFKFVSNNPNLQCIGLHAHIGSQIFELQPHQDLPGVMVQWLKKAADYGLPVTHLNIGGGLGIRYTEADDPPSIAEWSKVVCEAVTAACQEQQVPLPKLMCEPGRSLIGSACVTAYTLGSRKEVPEIRTYLSVDGGMSDNPRPITYQSVYRAVVANKMSASWTETVTVAGKHCESGDVLIKDISLPPTQPGDVLVVLSTGAYNYSMASNYNRVPRPAAVLVKDGEANVIIQRETYQDLVRCDRLPQRLI
- the rimI gene encoding ribosomal protein S18-alanine N-acetyltransferase, with translation MTHLLTIQSLTPDFLPAVVELDQKCFAGGLWTIDGYKRELDSPNSDILLILEAPGSRGAGVQGCRGAESKDSPCPQSPVPLSPYPQSPIPSPQSPVPNPPLLAMGCQWAILDEAHITIVAVCPNYQHQGLGQAMLLALLSRARQRGLERATLEVKASNQPAISLYQKFGFKVAGRRRGYYQDTGEDALILWLNGLQKAEFTQTLAEWEQRICLRLAACGWVLQMKEIANDKEK
- a CDS encoding ATP-dependent Clp protease ATP-binding subunit, which produces MFERFTEKAIKVIMLAQEEARRLGHNFVGTEQILLGLIGEGTGVAAKVLKSMGVNLKDARIEVEKIIGRGSGFVAVEIPFTPRAKRVLELSLEEARQLGHNYIGTEHLLLGLIREGEGVAARVLENLGVDLSKVRTQVIRMLGENTEVTPGATQGRTKTPTLDEFGSNLTQMAGEGKLDPVVGRQREIERVIQILGRRTKNNPVLIGEPGVGKTAIAEGLAQRIANSDVPDILEDKRVVTLDIGLLVAGTKYRGEFEERLKKIMDEIRSAGNVILVIDEVHTLIGAGAAEGAIDAANILKPALARGELQCIGATTLDEYRKHIERDAALERRFQPVMVGEPTVDETIEILYGLRERYEQHHKLKISDEAIVAAAKLSDRYISDRFLPDKAIDLIDEAGSRVRLINSQLPPAAKELDKELRQVLKEKDDAVRSQDFDRAGELRDREMEIKSQIRSISQNKKTTETSDNKDVAPVVTEEDIAQIVASWTGVPVNKLTESESEKLLHMEDTLHQRLIGQEEAVTAVSRAIRRARVGLKNPNRPIASFVFSGPTGVGKTELAKALASYFFGSEEAMIRLDMSEYMERHTVSKLIGSPPGYVGYNEGGQLTEAVRRRPYTVVLFDEIEKAHPDVFNMLLQILEDGRLTDAKGRTVDFKNTLLIMTSNIGSKVIEKGGGSLGFEFSSDQNEAQYNRIRSLVNEELKQYFRPEFLNRLDEIIVFRQLSKDEVKEIADIMLKEVFGRLLEQDITLEVTEAFKDRLVQEGYNPSYGARPLRRAIMRLLEDSLAEEILSGRIQTGDTVIVDVDDQGQVKVRPGEKRELLPQAAE
- a CDS encoding transglutaminase-like domain-containing protein yields the protein MKYKVGSELVYTINQPSTFIFNVQVVRNEFQKIIAEELHLDPQLPFDELTVDESGNRYIRLVAPQGKLTVNYQATVDLSHFFTDGKTISEVPPAKLPMETFKYLYPSRYCQSDMLFGLVQSEFNDLPPGYSRVAGICDWIYDKVTYLSGSSDSQTSAYDTAMQRAGVCRDFAHLGVGFCRALNIPARFVSVYAYQLDPQDFHAVFEAYLGDRWYLFDATKLAPKEGFIRVGTGRDAADVSVATIFGSVNLEEMNISVDQISEEKADTNTGDAIAIA
- the lepB gene encoding signal peptidase I produces the protein MEYKDQKLKDSPKSPLWLKIKENLLILTIALGLALLIRTFIAEPRFIPSDSMIPTLQLGDRLVVEKISYRFHFPEIGDIVVFEPPTQLQIQGYAKDQAFIKRVIGESGQIVSVANGKVYINNQPLTEDYIAEPPDYRWGPKQVPENQVFVMGDNRNNSNDSHIWGFLPKENIIGRAWFRFWPFDRIGFVTKK